Proteins from a single region of Thunnus albacares chromosome 14, fThuAlb1.1, whole genome shotgun sequence:
- the b3gnt2b gene encoding N-acetyllactosaminide beta-1,3-N-acetylglucosaminyltransferase 2: MALLRRRLKLVVTVTMVNFFIFIIISRHSSQDKNGRHKVLIPSKPFWTKLAPSSAYWNRQQQILDIKKNPILMTNYSTTDVMPDWLNDTNLTSDPCRPDFRVTTQVKDYNSLPTRFKDFLLYMRCRSYPIMIDQPDICKDPPFLLLAVKSLAPHFDRRQAIRQSWGRAGVTANQTVVTIFLLGNATAGDHHPDLSEMLRYESNLHKDIIQWDYRDSFFNLTVKEVLFLEWIQTRCPGARFIFKGDDDVFVNTYRILDFLKSLSVPKARDLFVGDVITNAGPHRDKRVKYFIPESMYTGSYPPYAGGGGYLYSGDIATRLHNVSQHVALYPIDDVYTGMCMRKIGLAPEKHKGFRTFNIEEKYRSNPCAYKSLMLVHPRTPQEIIKIWDWLSSPDLNCQ, from the coding sequence ATGGCGCTGCTGCGGAGGAGGCTGAAACTTGTGGTGACAGTGACGATGGTCaacttcttcatcttcatcatcatcagccgACACAGCAGCCAGGACAAAAATGGGCGCCACAAGGTCCTCATTCCCTCCAAACCCTTCTGGACCAAACTGGCTCCCAGCTCGGCTTACTGGAACCGCCAGCAGCAGATTCTGGACATTAAGAAGAACCCCATCCTGATGACTAACTACAGCACCACAGACGTCATGCCTGACTGGCTTAACGACACCaatttgacctctgacccctgccGGCCTGACTTCAGGGTTACCACTCAGGTGAAAGACTACAACTCATTACCAACCCGCTTTAAGGACTTCCTGCTTTACATGCGCTGCCGCTCCTACCCGATCATGATAGACCAGCCTGATATCTGTAAGGACCCACCGTTCCTGCTGCTGGCCGTTAAGTCACTCGCACCGCATTTCGACCGCCGTCAGGCCATCCGTCAGTCCTGGGGACGGGCGGGCGTTACAGCCAATCAGACGGTGGTTACTATCTTTCTTCTCGGCAACGCCACAGCGGGGGACCACCACCCTGATCTGTCAGAGATGCTTCGTTATGAGAGCAACCTCCACAAAGACATCATCCAGTGGGATTACCGGGACTCATTCTTCAACTTGACCGTCAAAGAAGTTCTGTTCCTGGAATGGATACAGACTCGCTGTCCCGGCGCTCGCTTCATCTTCAAAGGTGACGACGACGTCTTTGTCAACACCTACCGCATCCTGGACTTCCTCAAGAGCCTCTCGGTGCCCAAAGCCAGAGACCTGTTTGTAGGTGACGTGATCACCAATGCGGGTCCGCACCGAGACAAGAGGGTGAAATACTTCATCCCAGAGAGCATGTACACGGGGTCGTACCCTCCATACGCAGGAGGCGGCGGGTACCTTTATTCTGGTGACATCGCCACTCGTCTGCACAACGTGTCGCAACATGTGGCGCTCTACCCGATAGATGACGTCTACACAGGTATGTGTATGAGGAAGATTGGGCTGGCCCCTGAGAAACACAAAGGCTTCAGGACCTTTAACATAGAGGAGAAATACAGGTCGAACCCCTGCGCCTACAAGAGCTTAATGCTCGTGCACCCGAGGACCCCGCAGGAGATAATCAAGATCTGGGACTGGCTCAGTAGCCCCGATCTGAACTGCCAGTGA